The stretch of DNA GACGAGGGCGTGCTGCTGTACCGGGGCTACCCGATCGAGCAGCTGGCCGAGCACGGCGACTTCCTCGAGACCTGCTACCTGCTGCTGTACGGCGAGCTGCCGACCGCGGCCCAGAAGGCCGATTTCGATTACCGCGTCACGCGCCACACCATGGTGCATGACCAGATGAACCGCTTCTTCCAGGGCTTCCGCCGCGACGCCCACCCGATGGCGGTGATGGTGGCCTGCGTCGGCGCGCTCTCGGCGTTCTACCACGACTCGACCGACATCACGGACGAGAAGCAGCGCATGGTCGCCTCCATGCGCATGATCGCCAAGATGCCGACGCTCGCGGCCATGGCCTACAAGTACTCGATCGGCCAGCCGTTCGTGTACCCGAAGAACGACCTCGACTACACCTCGAACTTCCTGCGGATGTGCTTCGCGGTACCGTGCGAGGAGTACCAGCCGAACCCCGTCCTGTCGCGGGCGCTCGACCGGATCTTCATCCTGCACGCCGACCACGAGCAGAACGCCTCGACCTCGACGGTGCGTCTGGCCGGCTCCTCGGGCGCCAATCCCTTCGCCTGTATCGCCGCCGGCATCGCCTGCCTGTGGGGACCGGCGCATGGCGGCGCCAACGAGGCGGCGCTGAAGATGCTGGCCGAGATCGGCACGCCTGAGCGCGTCGGCGAGTACGTCGCCAAGGCGAAGGACAAGAACGATCCCTTCCGCCTGATGGGCTTCGGTCACCGGGTCTACAAGAACTACGACCCGCGCGCCCGCATCATGCAGAAGACCACCCACGAGGTGCTGAGCGAGCTCGGCATCAAGGACGATCCGCTGCTCGACGTCGCGATGGAGCTGGAGCAGATCGCCCTCAAGGACGAGTACTTCATCGAGAAGAAGCTCTATCCGAACATCGACTTCTACTCGGGCATCACCCTCAAGGCGATGGGCTTCCCGACCTCGATGTTCACGGTGCTGTTCGCGCTCGCCCGCACCGTCGGCTGGATCAGCCAGTGGGCCGAGATGATCGAGGACCCGTCCCAGAAGATCGGCCGTCCGCGCCAGCTCTATACCGGCGCCCCGAAGCGCGACTACGTGACGACGGCCCAGCGCGGCTGAGCATTCATCATCGGGAATCGGGGACGGGCGGCACTTCGCGTGCCGCCCGTTTCCGTTTGGGCCTCGGACAGGCTCGAATGCGGATGACGACGCATCTCCCCTTCTGCCTCGCGAGTGCGGAGCCCGGAAGAGGAGGCACATCCGTGCGGGGACATCCGGGCCCCTATTCGCTGAGAGCCTGTTTGAGCAGCGTGATTTGACAAAAACTGAGAAAAATCAGGAGATATCCTACCCTTCCACCTCATCCTGAGGTGTTAGTCGATCGCAGATCGACTGACCTCGAAGGAGGGCTCCAGAAGCGTCTGCGATCCCTGGAGCCCTCCTTCGAGGCTCACTTCGTTCGCACCTCAGGATGAGGTTAGCGGGTAGGATGATCCCGTCCGCCTCAAATATTGGGTAAAAATCCTGCTCAAACAGGCTCTCAGAATGAGGTTGGACGATCAGATGATCCCGCCCCACTCAAATAATTATAGAAAATCTCGTTCGAACAGGCTCTGAGGTGTCAGCCGATTGAAAATCGGCTGACCTCGAAGGAGGGCTCCAGGGATCGCAGAGACTTCTGGAGCCCTCCTTCGAGGTCAGTCGATCTCTGATCGCCAACACCTCAGAATGAGGTGGAGGGATAGGCTATCCCATGATCCCTTTCAGTGATGGTCAGACCGATGCGCTCAAACAGGCTTTGAGGCACTTCCTCAGCAACGAAAAGGGTTCGCGCGCCGGAGCATTGTGCGACGAGGCGGATACCGGTCCGTCGCGGACGATGCGGCAGCGTCAAACGTCCGGAGGGCTTCGTGATTGCAGCGCGATCGCGAAGCGGCATGTCTTCGCGAAGCGACATGTCATGCCAAACGAAACCTCGACCGGATTTCGGCTCTGCCGAGGACCGATCACAACGCGATGTCAATACTCGCCGCCGTCCCGCGCTCAGCCTGCGCATAATCGATCTGCGCCCGCAGATTCGACGCCATGGCGCGGACGATGCGGGATCCCAGCCCGGTGCCGCGCGGGGTGCCGGCCCCCTGCCAGCCGACGCCGTCATCGGCGACCGTGAGGCGCAGGGTGTCGCCGTCGCGGCGGGCGGTGATGCGGATCTCGCCGGTGACACCCTCCGGATAGGCGTATTTGTAGGCGTTGGTGACGAGCTCGGTGACGATCACCCCGAGCGAGACCGCCTTGTCGGTCGCCACCTCGACGGAGACGGCATCCAGCAGCATGCGGTGGCGCTGGCCGGTGGCGTTCATCGCCCCGTCGAGATCCTCCACCAGGGTCGCCAGATAGGCGTCGACCGCCACCACCCGCACGTCGTCGGAGGTATAGAGCCGGCGGTGGATGCCGGCGATCGCGGTGATGCGGGTCTGGGTTTCCTCGAGGGCGGCGCGGGCGGCGGCGTCGGTGACGGCGTTGGCCTGCATCCGCACGAGCGCCGCCACCAGCGCGAGGCTGTTCGCGACCCGGTGGTTGACCTCGCGCAGGAGCAGTTCGGCCCGGTCGCGGGCCTCGCGCACCTCGGCCTCGGCCCGCTCCTTCTCGCGGCGGGTGCGGTCCTGGAGCACGGCGGTGGCCACCGCCTCGGCCAGCAACTCGCGAAAGTGCCCTTGCAGGTCCTTCCAGACATAGTCGACGGCGCCGGCCTTGAGCGCTGCCACGGCGACGCGGCTGTCCTCGGAGCCGGTGACGTAGATCACCGGCGGCGCCTCGGGCAGCGCGCGGATGCGCGGCAGGATCTCGAGGCCGGTCTCGTTCGGCATGTGGTGGTCGAGGGCGACCACGTCGAAGCGCTCCGCCGCCACCAGGGCGAGGCCGGTCTCGCCGTCGGCGGCGTGCGCCACCGTGCAGCCGCGGGCTGCCAGCGTGCGGGTCACCAGTCGCGCCAGCCCGGGATCGTCGTCGATGTAGAGCAGGCGGACCGGGTCGGTCACGGTCACGCGCTCTCCGGAACCTGCATCACCGAGAAGAACAGGCCGAGCTGGCGGATCGCGTTGGCGAAGCCCTCGTAGTTCACCGGCTTGGTGATGTAGACGTTGCAGCCGAGATCGTAGCAGCGCTGGATCTCGCGCTGGTCGTCGGTGGTGGTCAGGATCACGACGGGCGAGCGCCGCAGATGCGGGTTCGACTTGACCTTCTGCAGGATGTCGATGCCGGTCATGTCCGGCAGGTTGAGGTCGAGCAGGATCAGCAGCGGCCGGCCGGCATTGATCTCGCCGCTGCCGTCGGGCCCGAACAGGGCGGCGAGGGCGGAGGTCCCGTCCCGGAACGACTCGATGACGTTGTTCACGCCGGCCCGGCGGATGTTCCGCTCGATCAGCCGGGCATGGCCCTCGTCATCCTCGATCATCACGATGTGTACGGCCGGCACCTGGCGACTCCCCGTGGCGGAACCCGACCATGCCGGGACGCCCTTGACCTCATCACGAACACCGCGCCGACCGCGGTCGTGCGCGGGAGACATGCTCCCGTCATACTCTCTCTAGACCATTTCCCCGGCCGAGGGACACGCCGTCGGCGTAGAAAAACATGCCGGTCACGTTAACCTGCCGTTGCACCGGTCGCGCTCAGGCCTGGCGCAGGGGCAGCGTCACCGTGAAGGTCGTGCCGACCCCGAACTCCGATTCGAGGTCGATCCGCCCGCCGAGCACCCGGACCAGGGTGCGGACATGGGCGAGTCCGATCCCCTCCCCCGGCCGGTCCTGGACGCCGGAGCGGCGGAAGAGCTCGAACACCCGGGCGTGGTCGCGGGCATCGATGCCGCGGCCGTTGTCGCGCACCGCGATGACCGCGAGCCCGTCCGAGACCGAACCCGAGAT from Methylobacterium aquaticum encodes:
- the gltA gene encoding citrate synthase; the protein is MSLPTSTLTVNGRTIELPTKSGTVGPGVVDISKLYAQTGQFTYDPGFTSTASCESKITYIDGDEGVLLYRGYPIEQLAEHGDFLETCYLLLYGELPTAAQKADFDYRVTRHTMVHDQMNRFFQGFRRDAHPMAVMVACVGALSAFYHDSTDITDEKQRMVASMRMIAKMPTLAAMAYKYSIGQPFVYPKNDLDYTSNFLRMCFAVPCEEYQPNPVLSRALDRIFILHADHEQNASTSTVRLAGSSGANPFACIAAGIACLWGPAHGGANEAALKMLAEIGTPERVGEYVAKAKDKNDPFRLMGFGHRVYKNYDPRARIMQKTTHEVLSELGIKDDPLLDVAMELEQIALKDEYFIEKKLYPNIDFYSGITLKAMGFPTSMFTVLFALARTVGWISQWAEMIEDPSQKIGRPRQLYTGAPKRDYVTTAQRG
- a CDS encoding sensor histidine kinase, with the protein product MTVTDPVRLLYIDDDPGLARLVTRTLAARGCTVAHAADGETGLALVAAERFDVVALDHHMPNETGLEILPRIRALPEAPPVIYVTGSEDSRVAVAALKAGAVDYVWKDLQGHFRELLAEAVATAVLQDRTRREKERAEAEVREARDRAELLLREVNHRVANSLALVAALVRMQANAVTDAAARAALEETQTRITAIAGIHRRLYTSDDVRVVAVDAYLATLVEDLDGAMNATGQRHRMLLDAVSVEVATDKAVSLGVIVTELVTNAYKYAYPEGVTGEIRITARRDGDTLRLTVADDGVGWQGAGTPRGTGLGSRIVRAMASNLRAQIDYAQAERGTAASIDIAL
- a CDS encoding response regulator; its protein translation is MIEDDEGHARLIERNIRRAGVNNVIESFRDGTSALAALFGPDGSGEINAGRPLLILLDLNLPDMTGIDILQKVKSNPHLRRSPVVILTTTDDQREIQRCYDLGCNVYITKPVNYEGFANAIRQLGLFFSVMQVPESA